In the Ruminococcus sp. OA3 genome, one interval contains:
- a CDS encoding ABC transporter permease, with protein MTGLRYQLKNVWRDKMCILTFLLPIAAAFAINLLSGVGFSSVYEISFGILTDDLREECSAWLESNGRVTVFDTTESLYDGVNDPATQMIGVLSDGDGIKTLLSGDELRINTVIADTLPGLFENRDGVDASDRTVIPAGGSSDSLKSLLVVITLVTAMFMGCTFNAMSMIGEKEDGITFINEILPISAADYMIQKIILGFAGGILSAAAAAVICMRIEVRQLIPFVCVLILSAFLAALTGLFIGRISGGLMIGIIYIKIFMLLYIAPPIMFYLIIPSDSTARIWTYLLPSSAAFYGLMDLQAGQTQEVWTALAALLVHCVVWTVIYLGSNTLYSRNSHFYKGRSSTER; from the coding sequence GTGACTGGACTGAGATATCAGCTGAAAAATGTCTGGCGGGATAAAATGTGTATTCTGACGTTTCTGCTGCCAATCGCTGCGGCATTTGCCATCAATCTGTTGTCAGGTGTCGGTTTCTCATCTGTCTATGAGATATCGTTTGGCATTCTCACAGATGATCTCCGTGAGGAGTGTAGTGCCTGGCTGGAAAGCAACGGACGCGTGACCGTATTTGATACGACAGAGTCGTTATACGACGGTGTCAATGATCCGGCAACTCAGATGATCGGCGTTCTTTCGGACGGCGATGGAATCAAAACGCTTCTCTCCGGGGATGAACTGAGGATAAATACCGTTATCGCTGATACGCTTCCCGGGCTTTTCGAGAATCGTGATGGGGTAGATGCGTCCGACAGGACAGTCATTCCTGCGGGAGGAAGCAGCGACAGCCTGAAATCACTTCTGGTCGTGATCACGCTGGTCACTGCCATGTTCATGGGGTGTACGTTTAATGCGATGAGTATGATCGGTGAAAAAGAAGACGGGATCACCTTTATCAACGAGATACTGCCGATATCGGCAGCAGATTATATGATCCAGAAAATAATACTGGGGTTCGCCGGAGGCATACTGTCGGCAGCGGCTGCAGCGGTTATCTGCATGAGAATTGAAGTCCGGCAGCTCATTCCCTTCGTATGCGTGCTCATCCTGTCGGCATTCCTTGCAGCGCTGACAGGGCTGTTTATCGGGCGTATTTCGGGGGGACTGATGATCGGTATCATTTATATTAAGATTTTCATGCTCCTGTATATTGCGCCTCCTATCATGTTCTATCTGATCATCCCTTCAGACAGCACTGCGAGGATATGGACATATCTGCTGCCTTCCAGCGCAGCATTTTACGGTCTGATGGATCTGCAGGCCGGACAGACTCAGGAGGTGTGGACTGCACTGGCTGCACTGCTTGTGCACTGTGTGGTCTGGACTGTGATTTACCTGGGCTCCAATACATTATACAGCCGGAATTCACATTTTTATAAAGGTCGCAGCAGCACTGAAAGATAA
- a CDS encoding DUF1848 domain-containing protein has product MILNTGGRTDTVQYYTKWLLKRFKEGYVLSRNPLFPNKVTRYELTPDKVDCVAFCSKDYEPILNDLTDITSRFNTYFHYTITAYGKDIEPGVPDIEKSMETLKKLSAIVGKQRVAWRYDPVLLTEKYTIQTHLNTFEKMAKELAPFVERCIFSFVEMYKKLETNMPELILLSDMDKAALAKGLGETAAKYGLYIQTCGTNGDYSQYGIHSSGCLTLDILGGANGVVFRDLKHNGMRQGCHCIESRDIGAYDTCMNGCKYCYANKNPKRAFENYRYHDPDSPLLLGHLKKTDAVCQGAQKTYLNSGIICGQQVLKL; this is encoded by the coding sequence ATGATACTTAACACAGGAGGCAGAACAGATACTGTCCAGTATTACACGAAATGGCTGTTGAAACGATTTAAAGAAGGCTATGTGCTTTCGCGTAACCCGCTGTTTCCCAATAAGGTTACCCGCTATGAATTAACTCCGGACAAGGTTGATTGCGTCGCATTTTGCTCCAAGGATTACGAGCCGATACTAAATGATCTGACAGATATTACGAGCCGATTCAACACCTATTTTCACTATACCATTACCGCTTATGGTAAGGATATTGAACCCGGTGTGCCGGACATTGAAAAAAGTATGGAAACGCTGAAGAAACTGTCGGCTATTGTCGGAAAACAGCGTGTTGCATGGCGGTATGACCCTGTGCTGCTGACAGAAAAATATACGATTCAAACTCATCTGAATACTTTTGAGAAGATGGCAAAGGAACTTGCTCCTTTCGTTGAGCGCTGCATTTTCAGCTTTGTAGAGATGTATAAAAAGCTGGAAACAAATATGCCGGAGCTGATACTGCTCTCAGATATGGACAAGGCTGCCCTGGCAAAAGGTTTAGGTGAGACGGCCGCCAAATATGGTTTATACATTCAGACCTGCGGAACAAACGGTGATTATTCGCAATATGGGATACATTCTTCCGGGTGTCTGACACTTGATATTCTTGGCGGTGCAAACGGTGTTGTGTTCAGGGACTTGAAGCATAACGGAATGCGCCAAGGCTGCCATTGCATTGAAAGTCGGGACATCGGTGCCTACGATACCTGCATGAATGGCTGTAAATACTGCTACGCAAACAAGAACCCAAAGAGAGCATTTGAAAATTACAGGTACCACGATCCGGATTCTCCGCTTCTTCTGGGGCATTTGAAGAAAACAGATGCCGTTTGTCAAGGGGCGCAAAAGACCTACTTAAACAGCGGAATCATCTGCGGGCAGCAGGTATTAAAATTGTAA
- a CDS encoding ABC transporter permease: MMRRVFFSLLKKDFRLMLSSKFLLLAAGSLILYSCYINFVFVNTDQDIYPVYLYDPYNTQETVSENVVMAAGMDELKEACADGYAVGIDASGGSPEIYMVSSGVYSTDNYRAAWALSRLSPEHEKRADLIGADSKEMKNRREITAEVLFFELAAVGFLGLASMLFKEKQMGVIRVHGILPVSTAAFILSKLCIFLMSDLVFVIFLTLVNLGAQEGTAVLPAVLVQSGILSLIMALVGFLCAVRLPDFKQFSLLYLVLAVFITTPVFLAGQTGAARSLIRYHPMYHMFMAVKNAYFLVPSASGIYYFSCAAAVVLLYCLVHRALVHEMVKEG, from the coding sequence ATGATGCGCAGAGTGTTTTTTTCACTGTTAAAAAAGGACTTCCGATTGATGCTGTCCAGCAAATTTCTGCTGCTCGCCGCAGGTTCTCTGATACTTTATTCCTGCTATATCAATTTTGTCTTTGTGAATACAGACCAGGACATTTATCCGGTCTATCTGTATGACCCTTACAATACGCAGGAGACGGTGTCTGAAAATGTGGTCATGGCTGCCGGCATGGATGAACTGAAAGAGGCCTGTGCGGATGGGTATGCTGTCGGCATCGACGCTTCCGGCGGCAGCCCGGAAATCTATATGGTATCATCCGGCGTGTATAGTACGGACAATTACCGGGCGGCCTGGGCGCTGTCCAGATTGAGTCCCGAACACGAAAAACGGGCGGATCTCATCGGCGCTGACAGCAAGGAGATGAAAAACCGCAGGGAGATCACGGCAGAAGTTCTGTTTTTTGAACTGGCTGCTGTCGGTTTTCTGGGACTGGCGTCCATGCTGTTTAAGGAAAAACAGATGGGTGTGATCCGGGTTCACGGCATACTCCCGGTGAGTACTGCAGCGTTTATACTGTCGAAGTTATGCATTTTCCTGATGTCTGACCTGGTGTTTGTCATCTTCCTGACGCTTGTCAACCTCGGAGCGCAGGAGGGAACAGCGGTACTGCCCGCCGTGCTGGTACAATCCGGTATTTTGTCTCTGATCATGGCGCTCGTTGGTTTTCTGTGTGCGGTGCGGCTGCCTGATTTTAAACAGTTTTCACTTTTATATCTGGTGCTCGCTGTATTTATCACGACACCGGTGTTTCTCGCAGGACAGACCGGGGCTGCGCGGAGCCTGATCAGGTATCATCCAATGTATCATATGTTCATGGCAGTCAAGAACGCATACTTTCTGGTCCCGTCTGCATCTGGCATCTATTATTTTTCCTGTGCGGCAGCTGTTGTTCTGCTGTATTGCCTGGTGCACAGGGCACTTGTTCATGAGATGGTAAAGGAGGGATAA
- a CDS encoding LysR family transcriptional regulator — protein MELRVLQYFLAIAREQSIVRAAQSLHLSQPTLSTQIKNMEEELGKQLLIRGNKGSRKVTLTEEGMILRKRAEEILDLVRKTEKEITVANDITVGDIYIGAGETDAIRLIAKTAKKLQQSHPGIHYHISSGNSEFVTERLEKGLIDFGLVFTNIDLTRFDALKMPARDVWGVLMRKDSVLAQKESITPKDLWDKPLIFSQQEDKGGSVTQWIKRKTSDLNIAATYNLIFNASLMVDEGLGYAITFDRIINTTGDSNLCFRPLNPPLESEMSIIWKKYQVLSKPAEKFIGALQEQLYSDSRSSGIPL, from the coding sequence ATGGAATTACGGGTACTTCAGTATTTTTTGGCAATTGCCAGGGAGCAGAGCATTGTGCGGGCAGCCCAGTCACTGCACCTTTCACAGCCTACTCTTTCAACCCAGATTAAAAATATGGAAGAAGAATTGGGAAAACAGCTCTTGATTCGCGGAAACAAAGGGTCACGGAAAGTCACACTGACTGAAGAAGGAATGATTTTGCGGAAACGCGCAGAAGAGATACTGGATCTGGTTAGAAAGACAGAGAAAGAAATAACCGTCGCCAACGATATCACTGTGGGTGATATCTATATCGGAGCCGGCGAGACAGATGCAATACGCCTGATTGCAAAAACTGCAAAAAAACTGCAGCAATCCCATCCCGGCATTCATTATCATATATCCAGCGGAAATTCTGAATTTGTCACAGAACGTCTGGAAAAAGGACTGATTGATTTCGGTCTGGTATTTACCAACATAGATTTGACAAGATTTGATGCACTGAAAATGCCTGCCAGGGATGTCTGGGGTGTTCTCATGCGGAAAGATTCAGTTCTGGCACAGAAAGAATCTATTACTCCAAAGGATTTATGGGACAAGCCCTTGATCTTTTCACAGCAGGAGGATAAAGGCGGAAGTGTCACACAGTGGATAAAACGAAAAACCTCTGATTTAAACATCGCAGCTACTTATAATCTTATATTCAATGCTTCCTTAATGGTGGATGAAGGTCTTGGATATGCAATTACCTTTGACAGAATTATCAATACGACTGGTGACAGTAATCTTTGTTTCCGTCCACTAAACCCACCTCTTGAAAGTGAGATGAGTATTATCTGGAAGAAATATCAGGTACTGTCAAAACCTGCCGAAAAATTCATTGGGGCACTGCAGGAACAACTATACTCAGACAGCAGATCATCCGGTATACCCCTGTAA
- a CDS encoding ABC transporter ATP-binding protein — protein sequence MIRVNDLTFAYRKNKQTLHGLTFTVSEGEIFGFLGPNGSGKSTTQKILTGVLKGYGGHVQVFGQELPHERKKFQEKTGVLFEFPYLYTNLSALDNLNYFASFYPGEQCRDARELLDQLEFKRDYLKKPVASYSKGMRQRVSMARALINNPKLLFLDEPTSGLDPAGAVLFRSIIREEKEKGTTIFLTTHNMMDADLLCDRVAFIADGEIKALGAPWELKRKNSSLSQEPTLEDVYMKYTGRGLE from the coding sequence ATGATAAGGGTCAATGATTTAACGTTTGCTTATCGGAAAAACAAACAGACACTTCACGGTCTGACATTTACGGTATCGGAAGGAGAAATTTTCGGATTTCTGGGTCCAAATGGTTCCGGAAAATCCACAACACAGAAGATTTTAACGGGTGTTCTTAAAGGCTACGGCGGTCATGTTCAGGTATTCGGACAGGAGCTGCCGCATGAGAGAAAAAAATTCCAGGAAAAAACGGGGGTGCTTTTCGAATTTCCATATCTGTATACAAATCTGAGTGCACTCGACAATCTTAATTATTTTGCATCTTTCTATCCCGGGGAACAGTGCAGGGATGCCAGGGAGCTGCTGGATCAACTGGAATTTAAGAGAGATTATCTGAAAAAGCCGGTTGCCTCCTATTCGAAAGGCATGAGGCAGCGTGTCAGTATGGCAAGGGCGCTGATTAATAATCCAAAACTGTTGTTTCTGGATGAACCGACAAGCGGGCTCGACCCCGCAGGGGCGGTACTTTTCCGCAGCATCATACGAGAAGAAAAAGAGAAGGGGACCACCATCTTTTTGACGACGCATAATATGATGGATGCAGACCTGTTGTGCGACCGTGTTGCGTTTATTGCTGATGGGGAGATTAAAGCGTTGGGCGCGCCCTGGGAACTGAAAAGAAAAAACAGCAGCCTTTCCCAGGAACCAACTCTGGAAGATGTGTATATGAAGTACACCGGGAGGGGGCTGGAATGA
- a CDS encoding histidine kinase dimerization/phospho-acceptor domain-containing protein, protein MLLLGAVFVFVFVYGFRLSKHLGRITKSIRNIRVRIYTPLEEKGSFSKVYTALNEMDREIRYSDNLQEETERVRREWITNITHDVKTPLSPIKGFAELLAKNPVPDNKTVQEYGEIINDPAFSFCRIPCISYNCCKENPERRESA, encoded by the coding sequence GTGCTTCTGCTGGGTGCTGTCTTTGTATTTGTTTTTGTCTACGGATTCCGGCTTTCAAAACATCTTGGAAGGATTACAAAAAGTATCAGAAACATCCGTGTGCGTATCTATACACCGCTTGAAGAGAAAGGTTCATTCAGCAAGGTCTATACTGCCCTGAACGAAATGGACCGTGAAATTCGCTACAGTGATAATCTGCAGGAAGAAACCGAAAGGGTGCGCAGGGAATGGATTACGAACATAACCCATGATGTGAAAACGCCTCTTTCCCCTATTAAAGGATTTGCGGAACTGCTCGCCAAAAATCCAGTGCCGGATAACAAGACGGTACAGGAATACGGAGAAATTATCAATGATCCCGCTTTTTCCTTTTGCCGTATTCCTTGTATATCCTATAATTGCTGCAAAGAGAATCCGGAACGAAGAGAGAGTGCTTGA